A window of Streptomyces gilvosporeus contains these coding sequences:
- a CDS encoding acetoin utilization protein AcuC, protein MSGRAQLMWDEAVTGYDFGPGHPMDPVRLALTMRLVEAFELDRGPLEVVAAKPAGDSTLRLVHREDYIEAVRAASADPSAADVSYGLGTEDDPAFAGIHEASALIAGQSVGAAEAVWRGDVLHAVNFTGGLHHAMPGGASGFCIYNDAALAIARLLELGAERVAYVDVDVHHGDGVQAAFWEDPRVLTISLHEHPRTLFPQTGWPEETGGEGAEGSAVNVALPAGTGDEGWLRAFHAVVPELLGAFRPQVLVTQHGADTHFEDPLAHLAVSLDAQRSVAESCHALAHTVADGRWVALGGGGYAVVDVVPRSWTHLAAIAAGRPIDPASVIPDAWRHEVFRRTRQLAPQRMTDGRAPVWRDFGEGGYNPADRLDQAVLATRRAVFPAHGLLP, encoded by the coding sequence ATGAGCGGCCGCGCACAGCTGATGTGGGATGAGGCAGTAACGGGCTACGACTTCGGGCCCGGCCATCCGATGGATCCGGTCAGGCTCGCGCTGACCATGCGCCTGGTGGAGGCGTTCGAGCTCGACCGCGGGCCTCTGGAGGTCGTCGCTGCCAAGCCGGCCGGGGATTCCACGCTGCGGCTGGTGCATCGCGAGGATTACATCGAGGCGGTGCGTGCGGCCTCGGCCGATCCGTCCGCGGCGGATGTCTCTTACGGCCTGGGGACGGAGGACGATCCGGCGTTCGCGGGGATTCATGAGGCGTCGGCGCTGATCGCGGGGCAGTCCGTCGGGGCGGCGGAGGCCGTCTGGCGGGGCGATGTGCTCCATGCGGTGAATTTCACGGGCGGGCTGCACCATGCGATGCCGGGCGGGGCGTCCGGGTTCTGTATCTACAACGATGCTGCGCTGGCCATTGCCCGGCTGCTGGAGCTGGGCGCCGAGCGGGTGGCGTACGTGGATGTGGACGTGCATCACGGGGACGGCGTCCAGGCGGCGTTCTGGGAGGACCCGCGGGTGCTGACGATCTCGTTGCACGAGCATCCGCGGACGCTGTTTCCGCAGACCGGCTGGCCGGAGGAGACCGGCGGTGAGGGCGCGGAGGGCAGCGCGGTCAATGTGGCGCTGCCGGCCGGGACTGGTGACGAGGGATGGCTGCGGGCCTTTCATGCCGTGGTACCGGAGTTGCTGGGGGCCTTTCGGCCGCAGGTTCTGGTGACGCAGCACGGCGCGGACACGCATTTCGAGGATCCGCTGGCCCATTTGGCGGTGAGCCTGGATGCGCAGCGGTCGGTGGCGGAGTCCTGCCACGCGCTGGCGCACACGGTGGCCGACGGGCGGTGGGTGGCGCTCGGGGGTGGCGGCTATGCGGTGGTGGATGTGGTGCCGCGCAGTTGGACGCATCTGGCGGCGATCGCGGCGGGCCGGCCGATCGATCCGGCCTCGGTGATTCCGGACGCCTGGCGGCATGAAGTCTTCCGCCGGACACGGCAGTTGGCGCCGCAGCGGATGACGGACGGCCGGGCGCCGGTATGGCGGGATTTCGGCGAGGGCGGCTACAACCCCGCCGACCGGCTGGACCAGGCGGTGCTGGCGACCCGGCGCGCGGTGTTCCCCGCGCACGGCCTGCTGCCGTAG
- a CDS encoding MFS transporter: MTAPRVPGARLRHGRVSLAISFFIQGAVFALLVTRIPAIQDRYGISDGLLPVFLAAVPVLAGVGSVGTEHLVKRVRPSRVLRCVQPVVCLALLAAGAVGSMAQVACALAVFGLSVGALDASMNMLGVSLQRAYGRSIMLGFHAAYSLGGIVGASLAWVGAHWHLSLAVLYGPVVLVVVPLAVVVGRWFVDQDGAAGEDAPVKAAPVAMRMLLPLCLVMAFAYIGDSTVSNWSAKYLQDVLGSSEQLATVPYNVYMVTTLLGRAVGDLGVRRFGAVAVVRCGTVVAAGGFAVVAAAPGAWSGMAGFTLVGLGLCVIVPQTFAAAGRHASEEGGAGSSDTAIARLNIFNYVGFLIGSPLVGALGDAWSYRGAMLVPMALVLVTLVYARSFGSPQARYGDAYERPRTADVG, from the coding sequence ATGACGGCCCCACGGGTACCAGGAGCGCGGCTGCGGCACGGCCGGGTGTCGCTGGCGATCAGCTTCTTCATCCAGGGGGCGGTCTTTGCGCTCCTGGTGACGCGCATACCGGCGATTCAGGATCGGTACGGGATTTCGGACGGGTTGCTGCCGGTCTTTCTGGCGGCGGTTCCGGTGCTGGCCGGGGTCGGCAGCGTCGGTACCGAGCATCTGGTGAAGCGGGTGCGGCCGAGCCGGGTGCTGCGGTGTGTGCAGCCGGTGGTGTGTCTGGCGTTGCTGGCCGCGGGGGCGGTCGGGTCGATGGCTCAGGTGGCGTGTGCGCTGGCGGTGTTCGGGCTGTCGGTGGGGGCGCTGGATGCGTCGATGAACATGCTCGGCGTCAGCCTTCAGCGGGCGTACGGGCGGAGCATCATGCTGGGCTTCCATGCTGCGTACAGCCTGGGCGGGATCGTCGGGGCGTCGCTCGCGTGGGTGGGGGCGCACTGGCATCTGTCGCTGGCGGTGCTGTACGGGCCGGTGGTGCTGGTGGTGGTGCCGTTGGCGGTGGTGGTGGGCCGGTGGTTCGTGGATCAGGACGGTGCGGCCGGAGAGGACGCGCCCGTCAAGGCGGCCCCGGTCGCGATGCGGATGCTGTTGCCGCTGTGTCTGGTGATGGCGTTCGCGTATATCGGGGATTCGACGGTCTCGAACTGGAGCGCCAAGTATCTCCAGGATGTGCTGGGGAGTTCGGAGCAGCTGGCGACCGTTCCGTACAACGTCTATATGGTCACCACGCTGCTCGGGCGGGCGGTCGGGGATCTGGGCGTGCGGCGGTTCGGGGCGGTTGCCGTGGTGCGGTGCGGGACGGTGGTCGCGGCGGGGGGCTTTGCCGTGGTGGCCGCGGCGCCGGGGGCGTGGTCGGGGATGGCCGGGTTCACGCTGGTGGGGCTCGGGCTGTGTGTGATCGTGCCGCAGACCTTTGCGGCGGCGGGGCGGCATGCGTCCGAAGAGGGCGGTGCCGGGTCTTCGGACACGGCGATCGCGCGGCTGAATATTTTCAACTATGTGGGGTTTTTGATCGGGTCGCCGTTGGTCGGTGCCCTCGGGGACGCCTGGAGTTATCGGGGCGCGATGCTCGTCCCGATGGCGCTCGTCCTGGTGACGTTGGTGTACGCCCGCTCGTTCGGGTCTCCGCAGGCCCGATACGGTGACGCGTATGAGCGGCCGCGCACAGCTGATGTGGGATGA
- a CDS encoding HAD family hydrolase, whose product MRYDLVIFDNDGVLVDSEPISNRVLAGYLSEVGHPTTYEESLRDFMGGAMHRIHEVVLERSGRRLPADFDATFHERVFAAFRRELEPVDGVAEVLEKLATDGMPYCVASSGSHERIRVGLTKAGLWERFEGRVFSSQDVGRGKPAPDLFLHAARVSGVAPERCAVVEDSVLGVRAAVAAGMAVYGFTAMTSRERLAEAGATGLFGAMGELPALLQ is encoded by the coding sequence ATGCGCTATGACCTGGTCATTTTTGATAATGATGGCGTCCTGGTGGACAGTGAGCCGATTTCGAATCGGGTGCTGGCCGGTTACCTCTCGGAAGTGGGGCACCCGACCACGTACGAGGAATCGCTGCGGGATTTCATGGGCGGGGCGATGCACCGTATTCATGAGGTGGTGCTGGAGCGGTCGGGGCGTCGGCTGCCGGCGGACTTCGATGCGACGTTCCATGAGCGGGTATTTGCGGCGTTTCGGCGGGAGTTGGAGCCCGTCGACGGGGTGGCCGAGGTGCTGGAGAAACTGGCGACGGACGGGATGCCGTACTGCGTCGCCTCTTCGGGGAGTCATGAGCGCATCCGGGTGGGGCTGACGAAGGCCGGGCTGTGGGAGCGGTTCGAGGGACGCGTCTTTTCCTCGCAGGACGTGGGGCGGGGGAAGCCGGCGCCGGATCTTTTTCTGCATGCGGCGAGGGTGAGCGGTGTTGCGCCGGAGCGGTGTGCGGTGGTGGAGGACAGCGTGCTCGGGGTGCGGGCGGCCGTGGCTGCGGGGATGGCGGTGTACGGGTTCACGGCGATGACGTCGCGGGAGCGATTGGCCGAGGCCGGGGCGACCGGGTTGTTCGGGGCGATGGGGGAGTTGCCGGCGCTGCTTCAGTAG